Proteins encoded within one genomic window of Branchiostoma floridae strain S238N-H82 unplaced genomic scaffold, Bfl_VNyyK Sc7u5tJ_1465, whole genome shotgun sequence:
- the LOC118407782 gene encoding uncharacterized protein LOC118407782 isoform X1, whose protein sequence is MTTLSKEDGRTVERKMKQSQGGEAATSFSHSLRRDTGTVQETLYALHKLFLKKKEDGSPFHREAAELLELAQEQAEVAEDDLVRTSFHNAELQMLLTDEKL, encoded by the exons ATGACAACGTTGTCAAAAGAAGATGGGAGAACTGTTGAGCGAAAGATGAAG CAGAGTCAGGGAGGAGAAGCAGCAACCTCCTTTAGCCA CAGTCTGAGGAGAGATACTGGTACAGTACAGGAGACCCTGTATGCTCTTCACAA ACTGTTTCTCAAGAAAAAGGAAGACGGCTCCCCATTTCACAG GGAGGCTGCAGAGCTTCTAGAGCTGGCTCAAGA GCAAGCTGAAGTTGCTGAGGATGACCTGGTCAGGACGTCCTTCCATAATGCAGAACTGCAGATGCTGCTAACTGATGAGAAGCTGTGA
- the LOC118407782 gene encoding uncharacterized protein LOC118407782 isoform X3, which translates to MKSQGGEAATSFSHSLRRDTGTVQETLYALHKLFLKKKEDGSPFHREAAELLELAQEQAEVAEDDLVRTSFHNAELQMLLTDEKL; encoded by the exons ATGAAG AGTCAGGGAGGAGAAGCAGCAACCTCCTTTAGCCA CAGTCTGAGGAGAGATACTGGTACAGTACAGGAGACCCTGTATGCTCTTCACAA ACTGTTTCTCAAGAAAAAGGAAGACGGCTCCCCATTTCACAG GGAGGCTGCAGAGCTTCTAGAGCTGGCTCAAGA GCAAGCTGAAGTTGCTGAGGATGACCTGGTCAGGACGTCCTTCCATAATGCAGAACTGCAGATGCTGCTAACTGATGAGAAGCTGTGA
- the LOC118407782 gene encoding uncharacterized protein LOC118407782 isoform X2 has translation MTTLSKEDGRTVERKMKQSQGGEAATSFSHSLRRDTGTVQETLYALHKLFLKKKEDGSPFHRQAEVAEDDLVRTSFHNAELQMLLTDEKL, from the exons ATGACAACGTTGTCAAAAGAAGATGGGAGAACTGTTGAGCGAAAGATGAAG CAGAGTCAGGGAGGAGAAGCAGCAACCTCCTTTAGCCA CAGTCTGAGGAGAGATACTGGTACAGTACAGGAGACCCTGTATGCTCTTCACAA ACTGTTTCTCAAGAAAAAGGAAGACGGCTCCCCATTTCACAG GCAAGCTGAAGTTGCTGAGGATGACCTGGTCAGGACGTCCTTCCATAATGCAGAACTGCAGATGCTGCTAACTGATGAGAAGCTGTGA
- the LOC118407774 gene encoding zinc finger protein OZF-like, translated as MTTAGHGSHTGVGQKRYDGSPTGVSQIDCDGKSSDAEDQTEVQKVNLKDAGVKPFMCRDCGYRTFQKSRLLVHMRIHTGEKPYKCGNCDYSAAQKPNLDKHIVAKHTGEKPFKCNQCEYSAGQKSHLDYHIATHSGNKPYMCGECGYRTVQKS; from the coding sequence ATGACAACGGCAGGACACGGGTCTCACACTGGAGTAGGGCAGAAACGCTATGATGGGTCTCCCACCGGAGTTTCTCAGATTGACTGTGACGGCAAATCAAGTGACGCTGAAGATCAGACAGAAGTACAAAAAGTCAACTTAAAAGACGCTGGTgtaaaacccttcatgtgtagGGATTGTGGGTACCGGACATTTCAAAAGTCTAGGTTATTGgtacatatgagaatccatactggagaaaaaccctacaagtgtggcaattgtgactattctgctgcacagaagcCCAATTTGGACAAGCATATAGTGGCAAAGCACAcgggtgaaaaacccttcaagtgtaaCCAGTGCGAGTATTCTGCAGGACAGAAATCCCACCTTGACTATCATATAGCAACACACAGTGGcaataaaccctacatgtgtggggagtgtggttacAGAACAGTTCAAAAGTCTTGA